Sequence from the Armatimonadota bacterium genome:
GCGCTTCGGTTGTGATCCATTGAAGCAGACGGCGTTCCAGGACTGCTATCCCGACGAGCTGAGCCACTGCTACGGCTGCGGCCGGCTCAACGAGCAGGGTCTGCAACTCAAGAGCCGCTGGGAGGGGGAGGAGGCCGTCGCGGTCTTCTTCCCCCGGCCGTACCACGTCGCGATCCCAGGCTATGTCTACGGCGGGCTCATCGCCTCGTTGATCGACTGCCACGGCACCGGCACGGCCGCGGCTGCCGCGTACAGGGCCGAGGGACGGGAGATGGGCACGGAACCGGCATTTCGCTTCGTCACTGCGTCCCTGCACGTGGACTACCTGCGGCCGACGCCGCTGGGCGCGCCTCTGG
This genomic interval carries:
- a CDS encoding PaaI family thioesterase encodes the protein MKQTAFQDCYPDELSHCYGCGRLNEQGLQLKSRWEGEEAVAVFFPRPYHVAIPGYVYGGLIASLIDCHGTGTAAAAAYRAEGREMGTEPAFRFVTASLHVDYLRPTPLGAPLEIRGQVKEIKGRKVVVTATVSAEGVICARGEVVAVQMPEQMKPE